From one Deltaproteobacteria bacterium genomic stretch:
- the yihA gene encoding ribosome biogenesis GTP-binding protein YihA/YsxC, which yields MKVHDARFLLAATDSKSWPKEPLPEIAFAGRSNVGKSSLINALLGRKALAKTSSKPGKTRALGFIEIQAGSSRLRFCDLPGYGFAKVSKSERAAWGKMIERYVTERDDLRLVVCLVDARHPPSALDRQMIEWLTALGRPMQVVATKLDKLPRNKQATAVKKLKQELGLPVVGVSSEKGTGKDELWRVLAEATA from the coding sequence ATGAAGGTCCACGACGCCCGCTTCCTCCTCGCGGCCACCGACTCCAAGTCGTGGCCGAAGGAGCCCCTGCCGGAGATCGCCTTCGCCGGGCGCTCGAACGTCGGCAAGTCGTCCCTGATCAACGCCCTCCTCGGGCGCAAGGCGCTGGCCAAGACGAGCAGCAAGCCGGGCAAGACCCGGGCGCTGGGCTTCATCGAGATCCAGGCGGGCAGCAGCCGGCTGCGCTTCTGTGATCTCCCCGGCTACGGCTTCGCCAAGGTCTCGAAGTCCGAGCGGGCGGCCTGGGGGAAGATGATCGAGCGCTACGTCACCGAGCGCGACGACCTGCGGCTCGTGGTCTGCCTCGTGGACGCGCGCCACCCCCCCAGCGCCCTCGACCGCCAGATGATCGAGTGGCTGACGGCCCTCGGGCGGCCGATGCAGGTCGTGGCGACGAAGCTCGACAAGCTGCCGCGGAACAAGCAGGCGACGGCAGTGAAGAAGCTCAAGCAGGAGCTGGGGCTGCCGGTGGTGGGCGTCTCGAGCGAGAAGGGCACCGGCAAGGACGAGCTCTGGAGGGTGCTGGCCGAGGCCACGGCCTGA
- a CDS encoding multiheme c-type cytochrome, whose protein sequence is MASNRPRTPGTTLPLTGLALLALIVALLGQSGARADEPMGAEGCATCHDTAFSTWKKGPHARAADRLTLAQKADPRCQTCHTPHDVEGLTGVQCESCHGEGTYYARSYVMRDPELARLTGLRQPKAEDCQRCHVDGPSLRAFDFEEARQRIRHWPEEQ, encoded by the coding sequence GTGGCCTCGAATCGCCCCAGAACCCCTGGCACCACCCTCCCGCTGACCGGGCTGGCCCTCCTCGCGCTGATCGTGGCGCTCCTGGGCCAGAGCGGCGCCCGGGCCGACGAGCCCATGGGGGCGGAGGGCTGCGCGACCTGTCATGACACGGCCTTCTCCACCTGGAAGAAGGGGCCGCACGCGCGGGCCGCCGACCGGCTCACGCTGGCGCAGAAGGCCGACCCCCGCTGCCAGACCTGCCACACCCCCCACGACGTCGAGGGGCTCACGGGCGTGCAGTGCGAGAGCTGCCACGGGGAGGGGACCTACTACGCCCGGAGCTACGTGATGCGCGATCCGGAGCTGGCCCGGCTGACCGGCCTGCGCCAGCCCAAGGCCGAGGACTGCCAGCGCTGCCACGTCGACGGTCCCTCCCTGCGCGCCTTCGACTTCGAGGAGGCCCGCCAGCGCATCCGCCACTGGCCCGAAGAGCAATGA
- a CDS encoding SDR family oxidoreductase: MSPTTKPSAKKTTKRTTKRAPKKHGSTRKPRRVYFVTGYPGFIGKRLVTALAEREASAKIYVLVQEKFEKDAKAYVAPLARKPGAAEVEILVGDIVDMDLGLSGEEYKRLVEEVTDIFHLAAIYYLGVHKEQARRVNVGGTRRMLEVAREMKRLRRFNHMSTAWVCGDREGVILEDELQMGQRHRNAYEETKYEAEVIVRDAMSELPITIYRPSIVVGDSKTGEIDRFDGPYYLGILLVTSPLAVPLPLPGNGNAPLNLVPVDYVVGAMLVVGDDPRGEGQTLHLVDPNPLSGRRIYEMIAELAGKRLPRVTLSFRLTDTLMRIPGLERLIRQQRQAVQYVNHLVIFNNHQALELLDGTGVRCPPISAYLPRLVDYVRQYYRSRPSGEADEVEDPLD; encoded by the coding sequence ATGAGCCCGACGACCAAGCCGAGCGCCAAGAAGACCACGAAAAGGACCACCAAGAGGGCGCCGAAGAAGCACGGCTCGACCCGCAAGCCGCGACGCGTCTACTTCGTCACCGGCTACCCCGGCTTCATCGGCAAGCGGCTGGTGACCGCGCTGGCCGAGCGGGAGGCCTCCGCCAAGATCTACGTCCTGGTCCAGGAGAAGTTCGAGAAGGACGCCAAGGCCTACGTCGCCCCCCTGGCACGCAAGCCGGGCGCCGCGGAGGTGGAGATCCTCGTCGGAGACATCGTCGACATGGATCTGGGGCTCTCGGGGGAGGAGTACAAGCGCCTGGTCGAGGAGGTCACCGACATCTTCCACCTGGCGGCGATCTACTACCTGGGCGTCCACAAGGAGCAGGCCCGCCGGGTGAACGTCGGCGGCACCCGGCGGATGCTCGAGGTCGCCCGCGAGATGAAGCGCCTTCGTCGCTTCAACCACATGTCGACGGCCTGGGTCTGCGGTGACCGCGAGGGCGTGATCCTCGAGGACGAGCTGCAGATGGGTCAGCGCCACCGCAACGCCTACGAGGAGACGAAGTACGAGGCCGAGGTGATCGTGCGGGACGCGATGAGCGAGCTGCCGATCACGATCTACCGGCCCAGCATCGTGGTGGGCGACTCGAAGACCGGCGAGATCGATCGCTTCGACGGCCCCTACTACCTGGGCATCCTCCTGGTGACCTCGCCGCTGGCGGTCCCCCTCCCCCTGCCCGGGAACGGCAACGCGCCGCTGAACCTGGTGCCGGTGGACTACGTCGTCGGCGCCATGCTCGTGGTCGGCGACGACCCCCGGGGGGAGGGCCAGACGCTGCACCTGGTCGACCCCAACCCCCTCTCCGGCCGCCGGATCTACGAGATGATCGCCGAGCTGGCGGGCAAGCGGCTGCCGAGGGTCACCCTCTCCTTCCGCCTCACCGACACCCTGATGCGCATCCCGGGCCTCGAGCGGCTGATCCGCCAGCAGCGGCAGGCCGTGCAGTACGTGAACCACCTGGTGATCTTCAACAACCACCAGGCCCTCGAGCTCCTGGACGGCACCGGCGTGCGCTGCCCGCCGATCTCCGCCTACCTGCCCCGCCTCGTGGACTACGTCCGCCAGTACTACCGGAGCCGCCCCTCCGGCGAGGCCGACGAGGTGGAGGATCCCCTCGACTAG
- the dnaK gene encoding molecular chaperone DnaK, whose protein sequence is MERIIGIDLGTTNSCVAAVVDGVPTVFANRGGYKTTPSMFAVAKNGKRVVGHIAKRQAVTNAEGTVHAIKRLIGRKWDSEARVRAAESVPYVLVEGPTGDIRVRIGDEILAIPEISSQILTEMRRVAEAAMEDSVHKAVVTVPAYFNDAQRQATKDAGKIAGLEVIRIINEPTAAALAYGFGKELERKIAVFDMGGGTFDISILQISGGVFDVVATAGDSFLGGEDFDERIIEWLVFNFAKEHRVDLRKDKMALQRLKDVAEKAKCELSSATSAEINLPFIYSTGQDDALHLQRSLSREKLEDLVDDLIERSLVLCERTLKEAGLSKEDLDEVLLVGGQTRMPRIQKRVKEIFGKDPSKGVHPDEVVALGAAIQGSLLVEDTGASEMLLLDVTPMSLGIMIVGGYFQVLISKNTTVPTSATHTFTTVSDGQTNVKILVLQGESELAAENELLGEFMLTGLRAAPRGEVEIDVTFEISADGIVSVKARDSETGLQQAITVTATHGLSEDELRDIVDRNADFMLEAREDERFEASKTDMERLAREIERLFPQVEDAVRGTDFGTDAVKKARAALERARAAVEARDLPAIEKSKESLERTVTLFKGVLSRMRGG, encoded by the coding sequence ATGGAGAGAATCATCGGCATCGATCTGGGGACGACCAACAGCTGCGTGGCAGCCGTGGTCGACGGTGTGCCGACGGTCTTCGCCAACCGGGGAGGCTACAAGACCACCCCCTCGATGTTCGCGGTCGCCAAGAACGGCAAGCGGGTGGTGGGGCACATCGCCAAGCGGCAGGCCGTGACCAACGCCGAGGGGACGGTCCACGCCATCAAGCGCCTCATCGGCCGCAAGTGGGACAGCGAGGCGCGGGTGCGGGCGGCCGAGTCCGTCCCCTACGTGCTGGTGGAGGGGCCCACCGGAGACATCCGGGTGCGGATCGGCGACGAGATCCTCGCCATCCCCGAGATCTCCTCCCAGATCCTCACCGAGATGCGCCGGGTGGCCGAGGCCGCCATGGAGGACTCGGTGCACAAGGCGGTGGTCACGGTCCCCGCCTACTTCAACGACGCCCAGCGTCAGGCGACGAAGGACGCGGGGAAGATCGCCGGCCTGGAGGTCATCCGGATCATCAACGAGCCCACCGCCGCGGCGCTCGCCTACGGCTTCGGCAAGGAGCTCGAGCGGAAGATCGCCGTCTTCGACATGGGGGGCGGCACCTTCGACATCTCGATCCTGCAGATCTCCGGTGGGGTCTTCGACGTCGTGGCGACCGCGGGAGACTCCTTCCTGGGCGGCGAGGACTTCGACGAGCGGATCATCGAGTGGCTGGTCTTCAACTTCGCCAAGGAGCACCGGGTCGACCTGCGCAAGGACAAGATGGCCCTGCAGCGGCTCAAGGACGTGGCCGAGAAGGCCAAGTGCGAGCTCTCGTCGGCCACGAGCGCCGAGATCAACCTCCCCTTCATCTACTCCACTGGCCAGGACGACGCCCTCCACCTCCAGCGCTCGCTGAGCCGGGAGAAGCTCGAGGATCTGGTCGACGACCTGATCGAGCGCAGCCTCGTCCTCTGTGAGCGCACCCTCAAGGAGGCCGGCCTCTCCAAGGAGGACCTCGACGAGGTGCTGCTCGTCGGGGGTCAGACCCGGATGCCGCGCATCCAGAAGCGGGTGAAGGAGATCTTCGGCAAGGATCCCTCCAAGGGCGTCCACCCCGACGAGGTGGTGGCCCTCGGCGCGGCCATCCAGGGCAGCCTGCTGGTCGAGGACACCGGCGCCAGCGAGATGCTCCTCCTCGACGTCACGCCGATGAGCCTCGGCATCATGATCGTCGGCGGCTACTTCCAGGTGCTCATCTCGAAGAACACCACGGTCCCCACCAGCGCCACCCACACCTTCACCACCGTCAGCGACGGACAGACCAACGTGAAGATCCTCGTCCTGCAGGGCGAGAGCGAGCTGGCCGCGGAGAACGAGCTCCTCGGCGAGTTCATGCTCACCGGCCTGCGCGCGGCGCCGCGCGGCGAGGTGGAGATCGACGTCACCTTCGAGATCTCGGCCGACGGCATCGTCAGTGTGAAGGCCCGGGACTCGGAGACGGGGCTGCAGCAGGCCATCACCGTGACCGCGACCCACGGCCTCAGTGAGGACGAGCTGCGGGACATCGTCGATCGCAACGCGGACTTCATGCTCGAGGCGCGCGAGGACGAGCGCTTCGAGGCGAGCAAGACCGACATGGAGCGCCTGGCTCGTGAGATCGAGCGGCTCTTCCCGCAGGTCGAGGACGCGGTGAGGGGTACCGACTTCGGTACCGACGCGGTGAAGAAGGCGCGGGCCGCCCTCGAGCGGGCCCGGGCTGCGGTGGAGGCGCGGGACCTTCCTGCCATCGAGAAGTCGAAGGAGTCGCTGGAGCGCACGGTCACCCTCTTCAAGGGTGTCCTGAGCCGGATGAGAGGCGGCTAG
- the coaE gene encoding dephospho-CoA kinase (Dephospho-CoA kinase (CoaE) performs the final step in coenzyme A biosynthesis.), protein MGAAQKSGSVRIGLTGGIGSGKSTVARLLAERGAAHIDADQLAREVVEPGQPALAEIVEAFGPVVVDAGGRLRRDVLGARVFADPQARARLEAITHPRIRELAAARMREAEAAGHRHIVYEAALLVEVGLAATFDHLVVVSADEATQIERVMARDGCSEAEARARIAAQLPLAQKVAVADTVVDNTGTPEETARQVDALLARLETP, encoded by the coding sequence ATGGGAGCGGCCCAAAAGAGCGGGAGCGTCCGGATCGGGCTCACCGGTGGCATCGGCTCGGGCAAGAGCACGGTGGCCCGCCTCCTCGCGGAGCGCGGAGCGGCACACATCGACGCCGATCAGCTCGCCCGGGAGGTCGTCGAGCCGGGGCAGCCGGCCCTGGCCGAGATCGTCGAGGCCTTCGGCCCGGTGGTGGTGGACGCCGGCGGCCGGCTGCGCCGGGACGTCCTCGGGGCCCGGGTCTTCGCCGATCCGCAGGCCCGCGCCCGCCTCGAGGCCATCACCCACCCGCGGATCCGCGAGCTGGCGGCGGCGCGCATGCGCGAGGCGGAGGCCGCCGGCCACCGCCACATCGTCTACGAGGCGGCGCTCCTGGTGGAGGTCGGGCTGGCGGCGACCTTCGACCACCTGGTGGTGGTGAGCGCCGACGAGGCCACCCAGATCGAGAGGGTCATGGCCCGGGACGGCTGCAGCGAGGCCGAGGCTCGCGCCCGAATCGCGGCGCAGCTGCCCCTGGCCCAAAAGGTCGCGGTGGCCGATACCGTGGTGGACAACACCGGAACCCCCGAGGAGACTGCGCGCCAGGTCGACGCCCTCCTCGCCCGTCTGGAGACCCCATGA